The following are from one region of the Capsicum annuum cultivar UCD-10X-F1 chromosome 1, UCD10Xv1.1, whole genome shotgun sequence genome:
- the LOC107869653 gene encoding bifunctional pinoresinol-lariciresinol reductase, producing MATKSKVLIVGGTGFLGKRLVKASLENGHDTYILQRPEIALDIDKIQMLISFKMQGAHLVHASFNDHRSLVDAVKLVDVVICAISGVYGRSHQILLQLKLVEAIKEAGNIKRFLPSEFGSDSARMGDALEPGRITFDDKMVVRKAIGEANIPFTYVVANCFACYFLAGLCQLFQFLPARDSVVFLGDANQKAIFVDEDDIATYTIKTIDDPTTLNKTLHLRPPKNILSQKEVVQIWEKLIGKELQKSTLSKEDFLASMKEYGYEDQVGLGHYYNVCYEGCLANFEIGEDEEEASKLYPEVNYTTAEDYLKRYV from the exons ATGGCAACAAAAAGTAAAGTGTTGATTGTGGGAGGAACAGGATTCTTAGGGAAAAGATTAGTGAAGGCAAGTTTAGAAAATGGTCATGATACATATATCTTGCAACGTCCAGAAATAGCACTagatattgataaaattcaaaTGCTTATTTCCTTTAAAATGCAAGGAGCTCATCTTGTTCATGCTTCTTTCAATGATCATCGGAGCCTCGTCGATGCCGTTAAGCTCGTCGACGTCGTTATATGTGCCATCTCCGGTGTATATGGTCGTAGCCATCAAATATTGCTTCAACTTAAACTTGTTGAAGCCATTAAAGAAGCTGGAAATATAAAG AGATTCTTGCCTTCAGAGTTTGGATCAGATTCAGCAAGAATGGGAGATGCATTGGAACCAGGAAGAATAACATTTGATGATAAAATGGTGGTGAGAAAAGCCATTGGAGAAGCTAATATTCCCTTCACATATGTTGTTGCTAACTGCTTTGCTTGTTACTTCCTTGCTGGTCTTTGtcaactttttcaatttcttcctgCAAGGGACTCTGTAGTCTTCCTTGGAGATGCCAACCAAAAAG CTATATTTGTGGATGAAGATGATATAGCAACATACACCATAAAGACCATAGATGATCCAACAACATTGAATAAAACACTTCACCTTAGACCTCCTAAaaatatactttctcaaaaaGAGGTTGTTCAAATATGGGAAAAACTCAttggtaaagagcttcaaaaaTCAACACTTTCCAAAGAAGACTTTCTTGCTTCCATGAAAG aatatgGGTATGAAGACCAAGTTGGACTAGGTCATTACTATAATGTTTGCTATGAGGGTTGCCTTGCAAATTTTGAAAttggagaagatgaagaagaggcaTCTAAACTCTACCCTGAGGTTAACTACACCACAGCTGAAGACTACTTGAAGCGTTATGTTTAA